In Mycobacteriales bacterium, a single window of DNA contains:
- a CDS encoding sigma-70 family RNA polymerase sigma factor, producing MDAALAGTAGVPARAGTVSELYTASYGRLVGLLTVVCGSAADAEEVVQEAFVRLLPRWDRVSEYDDPEAWLRTVAFRLSASRWRRARVAARGLARLGPPPDAPEPDGARLDAERLLAALPRRYREVLVLHHGLGLPVAEIARELGVATGTVKSRLSRGRAAAVALGGGGDE from the coding sequence GTGGACGCAGCCCTCGCCGGCACCGCCGGCGTCCCCGCGAGGGCGGGGACCGTGTCGGAGCTCTACACGGCCTCGTACGGCCGTCTCGTCGGCCTGCTGACGGTCGTCTGCGGCAGCGCCGCCGACGCGGAGGAGGTCGTGCAGGAGGCGTTCGTGCGGCTGCTGCCGAGGTGGGACCGGGTGTCGGAGTACGACGACCCGGAGGCGTGGCTGCGCACGGTGGCGTTCCGCCTGTCGGCGTCGCGCTGGCGGCGGGCGCGGGTGGCGGCGCGCGGCCTGGCCCGGCTGGGGCCGCCGCCGGACGCGCCGGAGCCGGACGGTGCGCGGCTGGACGCCGAGCGGCTGCTGGCCGCGCTGCCGCGCCGCTACCGCGAGGTGCTGGTGCTGCACCACGGCCTGGGACTGCCGGTGGCGGAGATCGCCCGCGAGCTGGGCGTGGCGACCGGCACGGTGAAGAGCCGGCTGTCGCGGGGCCGCGCCGCCGCCGTGGCGCTGGGAGGTGGCGGCGATGAGTGA
- a CDS encoding class II aldolase/adducin family protein yields the protein MPSNRPELEYLSMPTFANVEEERLHRKQRLAAGFRLFSKFGFEEGIAGHITARDPEFPDHFWVNPFAMPFSHIRVSDLILVNDQGEVVEGRHPVNAAAFAIHSQVHAARPDVVAAAHSHSVHGKAFSALAMELEPITQDVTAFYGSHALFDDYTGVVLDVEEGKRIAHALGDNKAVILRNHGLLTVGSTVDAAVWWFVTMERSCQAQLLAMAAGPRVLIDPEQAARTSQQVGSEVAGWISFQPLYQRIVREQPDLLD from the coding sequence ATGCCGTCGAACCGTCCCGAGCTCGAGTACCTGTCGATGCCGACGTTCGCGAACGTCGAGGAGGAGCGGCTGCACCGCAAGCAGCGGCTGGCGGCCGGGTTCCGGCTGTTCTCGAAGTTCGGCTTCGAGGAGGGCATCGCCGGCCACATCACGGCGCGCGACCCCGAGTTCCCCGACCACTTCTGGGTCAACCCGTTCGCGATGCCGTTCTCGCACATCCGGGTGAGCGACCTCATCCTGGTGAACGACCAGGGCGAGGTCGTGGAGGGCCGGCACCCGGTGAACGCGGCGGCGTTCGCGATCCACTCGCAGGTGCACGCGGCGCGCCCGGACGTCGTGGCGGCGGCGCACTCGCACTCGGTGCACGGCAAGGCGTTCAGCGCGCTGGCGATGGAGCTGGAGCCGATCACGCAGGACGTGACCGCGTTCTACGGCAGCCACGCGCTCTTCGACGACTACACCGGCGTCGTGCTCGACGTCGAGGAGGGGAAGCGGATCGCGCACGCCCTCGGCGACAACAAGGCGGTGATCCTGCGCAACCACGGCCTGCTGACGGTGGGGTCGACGGTGGACGCGGCGGTGTGGTGGTTCGTGACGATGGAACGGTCCTGCCAGGCGCAGCTCCTCGCGATGGCGGCGGGGCCGCGGGTGCTGATCGACCCGGAGCAGGCGGCGCGGACGTCGCAGCAGGTGGGCAGCGAGGTGGCGGGCTGGATCTCGTTCCAGCCGCTCTACCAGCGGATCGTGCGCGAGCAGCCCGACCTGCTCGACTGA